A window of Melospiza melodia melodia isolate bMelMel2 chromosome Z, bMelMel2.pri, whole genome shotgun sequence contains these coding sequences:
- the MRPS30 gene encoding large ribosomal subunit protein mL65: MAALGARRLLRPGRRWFSDTVPSAPSPPASPLYPPVVASITAKSKAAKSRRLQRFNQRVHEAATVEEKLRLYGKLQRPKYMVYPQTFALNADRWYRSFTKTVLVPGMPPRAAAAKPPVATAGANSETGRAPEPRAEAPGHAEVAGNAEAAGNADAPRAAKTPEPSVGAAPCPDIGELRSLACDALLQESFYQSKKRPFLYRDQDHTPGPFLTQLVSTLAASLSGRNPLLAASSLDLNPEVNYYWHHGNEVVVHGHRKGRVDPVRFQIDDNPHLQIRVPKQLPEVVPLESDLGDVPVIDHKPSKLPLFKKQYENKVFIGAKVADPCCYGHTQFHLLPDRLKRERFIKERLEDQIEVVYRSNGIASLFAWTAAQAMYQGFWNEADVTRPFVSQAVVTDGKYFAFFCYQLNTLALNAETIKNNPRKNICWGTDSKPLYDVVEDGNVKGFNDEVLLQLVHFLLNRPKEL; encoded by the exons ATGGCGGCGCTGGGGGCCCGGCGGCTGCTGCGGCCCGGCCGGCGCTGGTTCTCGGACACGGTCCCCAGCGCCCCCTCGCCGCCCGCCAGCCCGCTCTACCCGCCCGTGGTGGCGTCCATCACGGCCAAGAGCAAAGCGGCCAAGTCGCGACGCCTGCAGCGCTTCAACCAGCGTGTGCACGAGGCGGCCACGGTGGAGGAGAAGCTGCGGCTGTACGGGAAGCTGCAGCGGCCCAAGTACATGGTGTACCCGCAGACCTTCGCCCTCAACGCCGACCGCTGGTACCGCAGCTTCACAAAAACCGTCCTAGTGCCGGGAATGCCTCCGAGAGCCGCGGCCGCGAAACCCCCAGTAGCGACGGCGGGAGCGAATTCCGAGACCGGCAGAGCCCCGGAGCCGAGAGCGGAGGCGCCGGGGCATGCGGAGGTAGCGGGGAATGCGGAGGCGGCGGGGAATGCGGACGCTCCGAGGGCCGCGAAAACCCCGGAGCCCTCGGTGGGAGCGGCGCCGTGTCCGGATATAGGCGAGCTGCGCTCCCTCGCCTGCGACGCCCTTCTCCAGGAGAGCTTCTACCAGAGCAAGAAGAGGCCGTTCCTCTACCGTGACCAGGATCACACACCCGGCCCCTTCCTCACGCAGCTCGTTTCCACCCTCGCCGCTTCCCTGTCCGGTCGCAACCCACTGCTGGCTGCTTCGTCCCTCG ATCTAAACCCTGAGGTTAACTATTACTGGCATCATGGTAATGAAGTTGTTGTTCACGGACATCGAAAGGGTAGAGTTGATCCTGTGCGATTTCAAATAGATGATAACCCACACCTCCAGATCCGTGTGCCAAAGCAGCTTCCCGAG GTTGTACCCTTGGAGTCAGATCTTGGAGATGTTCCTGTTATTGATCACAAACCATCCAAACTGCCGTTGTTTAAAAAACAGTATGAAAATAAGGTATTTATAG GAGCAAAGGTGGCAGATCCATGCTGTTACGGACATACCCAGTTCCATCTCCTTCCCGACAGACTGAAGCGGGAGAGGTTCATAAAAGAGCGTCTCGAGGATCAAATCGAAGTTGTTTATCGATCGAACGGAATTGCAAGTCTCTTTGCCTGGACAGCAGCACAAGCAATGTATCAAG GATTCTGGAATGAAGCAGATGTGACCCGTCCTTTTGTATCGCAGGCAGTAGTGACTGatggaaaatattttgctttcttttgctACCAGCTAAATACTTTAGCACTAAATGCAGAAACTATTAAAAACAACCCTCGAAAGAATATTTGTTGGGGTACCGACAGTAAGCCACTGTATGATGTCGTGGAAGATGGTAATGTGAAGGGCTTTAATGATGAAGTTCTGCTTCAGTTGGTTCATTTTCTACTAAACAGACCAAAAGAGTTGTAA